One stretch of Castor canadensis chromosome 14, mCasCan1.hap1v2, whole genome shotgun sequence DNA includes these proteins:
- the LOC109680684 gene encoding olfactory receptor 7D4-like — translation MLVNIQTHNQDISYRECLTQVYFSNMFAGTDKFLLTLMAYDLFVAICYPLNYTVIMNTWLCGFLVLLSWIIMLCVSLIHILLMKHLSFSINTEISHFCCQLAPLFKVASSNTFINNIFMYLMTALLGVLPIVGILFPYVQIVSTSMRMSFIVRKYKALSTCGYHLGVVTLFYRTAVVVYLSSAMTHSSQGSTLAIGMYTVVTPMLNCFMYSLRNKDVKDALGKLLRRGL, via the coding sequence atgctggtgaacatcCAAACACATAACCAAGACATCTCTTACAGAGAATGCCTTACTCAGGTATACTTTTCAAATATGTTCGCAGGAACAGATAAGTTTTTACTGACTTTGATGGCCTATGATCTCTTTGTGGCCATCTGCTACCCTCTGAACTACACTGTCATTATGAACACCTGGCTCTGTGGCTTCCTGGTCCTGCTGTCTTGGATTATCATGCTCTGTGTCTCCCTGATTCATATTCTACTGATGAAACACCTGAGCTTCTCCATAAACACTGAAATTTCACATTTCTGCTGTCAACTGGCTCCACTTTTCAAGGTGGCCAGCTCCAATACCTTCATCAACAACATCTTTATGTATCTGATGACTGCCCTTCTGGGTGTGCTTCCCATAGTTGGGATCCTTTTCCCTTATGTTCAGATTGTCTCTACTTCAATGAGGATGTCCTTCATTGTGAGAAAATATAAAGCATTATCTACCTGTGGGTATCACCTTGGTGTGGTTACCTTGTTCTATAGAACAGCAGTTGTAGTTTATCTCAGTTCTGCTATGACACATTCTTCCCAAGGGAGCACACTTGCCATTGGGATGTACACTGTGGTCACTCCAATGTTGAACTGTTTCATGTAtagcctgaggaacaaggatgtgaagGATGCTCTGGGAAAACTGCTCAGGAGAGgattataa